One stretch of Streptomyces sp. R21 DNA includes these proteins:
- a CDS encoding ABC transporter permease, translating into MTTTESAPVKTANPSPLAAGPRIQNAVIKYGFIFVTVTLFAYFALSEQSFRDSATLLDTLRYVSVAAILGLGVTLTMAVGGMDMSVGAVAGLGVTVAAKTMVTYNQVGVVAILAVIAAGALAGLLNALLIVVLKIPDMLATLGTMFVIQGTKLILVDGQSITPGMTQSDGTTAPGRFTEGFLRIDRGTLLGIPVSVLIFAALTVLAWVFLARTRWGRVLYAIGANPEASRLAGIRVGAYRALAYVLSGVLASIGGLILAARIGQGDVSAGTSQLLEAVAVALVGTSVLGRGRPNVWGTALGAVLIGIITTGLTIKGLPYYTQDVVEGAVLILALVFSFTLSKRRTA; encoded by the coding sequence ATGACCACCACCGAGAGCGCCCCCGTGAAGACGGCGAACCCGTCCCCGCTCGCCGCCGGCCCGCGGATCCAGAACGCCGTCATCAAGTACGGCTTCATCTTCGTCACCGTCACCCTCTTCGCGTACTTCGCGCTGAGCGAGCAGTCCTTCCGCGACTCGGCGACCCTCCTCGACACCCTGCGGTACGTCTCCGTCGCCGCGATCCTCGGCCTCGGCGTCACCCTCACCATGGCCGTCGGCGGAATGGACATGTCCGTCGGCGCGGTCGCCGGACTCGGCGTGACCGTCGCCGCCAAGACGATGGTCACGTACAACCAGGTCGGCGTGGTCGCCATCCTCGCGGTGATCGCGGCGGGCGCGCTGGCCGGACTGCTCAACGCCCTGCTGATCGTGGTCCTCAAGATCCCCGACATGCTCGCCACCCTCGGCACCATGTTCGTGATCCAGGGCACCAAACTCATCCTGGTCGACGGCCAGTCCATCACCCCGGGCATGACCCAGTCCGACGGCACGACCGCGCCCGGCAGGTTCACCGAGGGCTTCCTGCGCATCGACCGCGGCACGCTCCTCGGCATCCCCGTCTCCGTACTGATCTTCGCCGCGCTCACCGTGCTGGCCTGGGTGTTCCTCGCCCGCACCCGCTGGGGACGCGTGCTGTACGCCATCGGCGCGAACCCCGAGGCCTCCCGGCTGGCCGGCATCCGCGTCGGCGCCTACCGGGCCCTGGCGTACGTCCTCTCCGGCGTCCTCGCCTCCATCGGCGGACTGATCCTCGCCGCCCGCATCGGACAGGGCGACGTCTCCGCCGGAACCTCGCAGCTCCTCGAAGCAGTCGCCGTCGCCCTGGTCGGTACCTCCGTGCTCGGCCGCGGACGCCCGAACGTCTGGGGCACGGCGCTCGGCGCGGTCCTCATCGGGATCATCACCACCGGTCTGACCATCAAGGGCCTGCCCTACTACACGCAGGACGTCGTCGAGGGCGCGGTCCTCATCCTCGCCCTGGTCTTCAGCTTCACCCTGTCCAAGCGCCGTACCGCATAA
- the mtnK gene encoding S-methyl-5-thioribose kinase gives MGYRILETEDVADYLRERGHWDPDAADPQVREVSDGNMNRVFLASAADGTHSLAVKQALPWVRVAGPSWPMSPERADAEARAYEQVAKVAPDKIPAIHGYDAENYALVMEDMSDLEVLRTVLNEGGRYGPDTSRRIGEFVAQLSFATSDFGMPSAARKALIAASVSPELCKITEDVVLCEPYVEHEHNHWHPGLDHLAACFRSDPRLRTEVAELRHTFMTSAQALLHGDLHTGSVMVGTREGAPVVRVFDPEFSFVGPIGFDLGLYWANTLVSEARATALGAGGDHGDQLRLSWDAFRAEFRRLWPARVDTFFDDAFLDRFLDRVWTESLGYAGVEIIRRIIGFAHLTDLTTLPDPVPASRRALLLGRELVIRRAEFTGPEDVRTAIATIG, from the coding sequence ATGGGCTACCGCATCCTGGAGACCGAAGACGTCGCCGACTACCTGCGAGAGCGCGGCCACTGGGACCCGGACGCGGCCGACCCGCAGGTCCGCGAGGTCTCCGACGGCAACATGAACCGCGTCTTCCTCGCCTCGGCCGCCGACGGCACCCACAGCCTCGCCGTCAAGCAGGCCCTGCCCTGGGTACGCGTCGCGGGACCGTCCTGGCCGATGAGCCCCGAGCGCGCCGACGCCGAGGCCCGCGCCTATGAGCAGGTCGCCAAGGTCGCCCCCGACAAGATCCCCGCCATCCACGGCTACGACGCCGAGAACTACGCCCTCGTCATGGAGGACATGTCCGACCTGGAGGTCCTGCGCACCGTCCTCAACGAGGGCGGCAGGTACGGCCCCGACACCTCCCGGCGCATCGGCGAGTTCGTCGCCCAACTCTCCTTCGCCACCAGCGACTTCGGCATGCCGTCCGCCGCACGCAAGGCGCTGATCGCCGCCTCCGTCAGCCCCGAGCTGTGCAAGATCACCGAGGACGTGGTGCTCTGCGAGCCGTACGTCGAGCACGAGCACAACCACTGGCACCCCGGCCTCGACCACCTCGCCGCCTGCTTCCGTTCCGACCCGCGGCTGCGCACCGAGGTCGCCGAGCTGCGCCACACCTTCATGACCAGCGCCCAGGCCCTCCTCCACGGCGACCTGCACACCGGCAGCGTCATGGTCGGCACCCGCGAAGGTGCCCCGGTGGTAAGGGTGTTCGACCCCGAGTTCTCCTTCGTCGGCCCGATCGGCTTCGACCTCGGCCTGTACTGGGCCAACACCCTCGTCTCCGAGGCCCGCGCGACCGCCCTCGGCGCAGGCGGCGACCACGGCGATCAACTCCGGCTCTCCTGGGACGCGTTCAGGGCCGAGTTCCGTCGGCTGTGGCCGGCCCGCGTCGACACCTTCTTCGACGACGCGTTCCTCGACCGCTTCCTGGACCGCGTCTGGACCGAGTCCCTGGGCTACGCCGGTGTGGAGATCATCCGCCGCATCATCGGCTTCGCCCACCTCACCGACCTGACGACCCTGCCGGACCCGGTACCCGCCTCCCGCCGCGCCCTGCTGCTCGGCCGCGAACTCGTCATCCGCCGAGCCGAGTTCACCGGCCCCGAGGACGTACGGACCGCGATCGCGACCATCGGCTGA
- a CDS encoding FAD-dependent oxidoreductase, protein MTSQATLQSVPALGTRPASGSNPSRAETREQLSKATYDLLVIGGGILGISTAWHAAQSGLRVALVDAGDFAGATSSASSKLLHGGLRYLQTGAVKLVAENHFERRAVSRQVAPHLANPLTFYLPVYKGGPHGAAKLGAGVFAYSALSAFGDGVGHLLSPSKAAQDVPELRTDNLKAVAVYGDDQMNDSRMALMTVRAAVEAGAVVLNHAEVSGLRFTKGRVTGAELRDRLDGSEFGVSARLVLNATGPWVDHLRKMEDPNAAPSIRLSKGAHLVLKRTSPWKAALATPIDKYRITFALPWEDMLLLGTTDEEYEGDPADVAVNEKDTAQILDEAAFSIRDQQLSRDLITYSFAGLRVLPGGPGATSKAKRETVVTEGRGGMLSVAGGKWTTFRHIGRTVMKKLESLPGHPLGEDFEPISELPKKLPLPGVANPRAVAHRLLVDGPAPGPRMGADTARHLATHYGSLAFDIARLANENPELGERVHPDAPEIWAQVVYARDNEWAETTDDVLRRRTTLTIRGLATDDVRGKVQDLLDKK, encoded by the coding sequence ATGACCAGTCAAGCCACCCTCCAGTCCGTGCCTGCCCTCGGTACGCGCCCGGCCTCCGGCTCCAACCCGAGCCGCGCCGAGACCCGCGAGCAGCTCTCCAAGGCGACGTACGACCTCCTCGTCATCGGCGGCGGCATCCTGGGCATCTCCACCGCCTGGCACGCCGCGCAGTCCGGGCTGAGGGTGGCCCTGGTCGACGCCGGCGACTTCGCCGGTGCCACCTCCTCCGCCTCCTCCAAGCTTCTCCACGGCGGTCTGCGCTACCTGCAGACCGGCGCGGTGAAGCTGGTGGCGGAGAACCACTTCGAGCGCCGTGCGGTCTCCCGTCAGGTGGCCCCCCACCTGGCGAACCCGCTCACGTTCTACCTCCCCGTGTACAAGGGCGGGCCGCACGGCGCGGCGAAGCTCGGAGCGGGCGTCTTCGCCTACTCCGCCCTGTCGGCGTTCGGCGACGGCGTCGGGCATCTGCTGAGCCCCTCGAAGGCGGCGCAGGACGTGCCCGAGCTGCGCACCGACAACCTGAAGGCCGTGGCCGTGTACGGCGACGACCAGATGAACGACTCCCGGATGGCCCTGATGACGGTCCGCGCGGCCGTCGAGGCGGGTGCCGTCGTCCTCAACCACGCCGAGGTCTCCGGCCTGCGCTTCACCAAGGGCCGGGTGACCGGTGCCGAGCTGCGCGACCGCCTCGACGGCAGCGAGTTCGGTGTCTCCGCGCGGCTGGTGCTCAACGCCACCGGCCCGTGGGTCGACCACCTGCGCAAGATGGAGGACCCGAATGCCGCGCCTTCCATCCGGCTGTCGAAGGGCGCGCATCTGGTCCTGAAGCGCACCTCCCCCTGGAAGGCCGCGCTGGCCACCCCGATCGACAAGTACCGCATCACCTTCGCCCTCCCCTGGGAGGACATGCTGCTGCTCGGCACGACCGACGAGGAGTACGAGGGCGACCCGGCGGACGTCGCGGTCAACGAGAAGGACACGGCCCAGATACTCGACGAGGCCGCGTTCTCCATCCGCGACCAGCAGCTCTCCCGTGATCTGATCACCTACTCCTTCGCCGGTCTGCGTGTGCTGCCCGGCGGACCCGGCGCCACCTCGAAGGCCAAGCGCGAGACGGTCGTCACCGAGGGCCGCGGGGGCATGCTGTCCGTCGCGGGCGGCAAGTGGACCACCTTCCGGCACATCGGCCGTACGGTCATGAAGAAGCTGGAGTCGCTGCCGGGCCACCCGCTGGGCGAGGACTTCGAGCCCATCTCCGAGCTGCCGAAGAAGCTGCCGCTGCCGGGTGTCGCCAACCCCCGCGCGGTCGCCCACCGCCTGCTCGTCGACGGCCCGGCGCCCGGCCCCCGCATGGGCGCCGACACCGCCCGGCACCTGGCGACGCACTACGGTTCGCTGGCCTTCGACATCGCCCGCCTGGCGAACGAGAACCCCGAGCTCGGTGAGCGTGTCCACCCGGACGCCCCGGAGATCTGGGCGCAGGTCGTCTACGCCCGCGACAACGAGTGGGCCGAGACGACGGACGACGTGCTGCGCCGCCGTACGACGCTGACGATCCGCGGTCTCGCCACGGACGACGTGCGCGGCAAGGTGCAGGATCTGCTCGACAAGAAGTAG
- the glpK gene encoding glycerol kinase GlpK, which produces MTDAHTAGPFIAAIDQGTTSSRCIVFDRDGRIVSVDQKEHEQIFPKPGWVEHNATEIWTNVEEVVASAIKKAGITRDDIKAIGITNQRETTLLWDKNTGEPVHNALVWQDTRTDALCKELGRNVGQDRFRRETGLPLASYFAGPKARWLLDNVEGLRERAEAGDILFGTMDTWVIWNLTGGVNGGKHVTDVTNASRTMLMNLHTLEWDEKIAESIGVPLAMLPEIRSSAEVYGEITGGKLGDLLGGIPVASALGDQQAALFGQTCFSEGEAKSTYGTGTFMLMNTGDKIINSYSGLLTTVGYRIGDQAPVYALEGSIAVTGSLVQWMRDQMGLIKSAAEIETLALSVEDNGGAYFVPAFSGLFAPYWRPDARGVIAGLTRYVTKAHIARAVLEATAWQTREISDAMTKDSGVELAALKVDGGMTSNNLLMQTLADVLDAPVVRPMVAETTCLGAAYAAGLAVGFWSNTEDLRANWRRAAEWTPNMAAETRDREYKSWLKAVERTMGWIEDEE; this is translated from the coding sequence GTGACCGACGCACACACCGCCGGCCCGTTCATCGCCGCCATCGACCAGGGCACCACCTCGTCCCGCTGCATCGTCTTCGACCGCGACGGCCGCATCGTCTCCGTCGACCAGAAGGAGCACGAGCAGATCTTCCCGAAGCCGGGCTGGGTCGAGCACAACGCCACGGAGATCTGGACCAACGTCGAGGAGGTCGTCGCCTCGGCCATCAAGAAGGCCGGGATCACCCGCGACGACATCAAGGCCATCGGCATCACCAACCAGCGTGAGACCACGCTGCTCTGGGACAAGAACACCGGTGAGCCCGTCCACAACGCCCTCGTCTGGCAGGACACCCGCACCGACGCGCTCTGCAAGGAGCTCGGCCGCAACGTCGGCCAGGACCGCTTCCGCCGCGAGACGGGCCTGCCCCTCGCGTCGTACTTCGCGGGCCCCAAGGCCCGCTGGCTGCTCGACAACGTCGAGGGCCTGCGCGAGCGCGCCGAGGCCGGGGACATCCTCTTCGGCACCATGGACACCTGGGTCATCTGGAACCTGACGGGCGGTGTCAACGGCGGCAAGCACGTCACCGACGTCACCAACGCCTCCCGCACGATGCTGATGAACCTGCACACGCTGGAGTGGGACGAGAAGATCGCCGAGTCCATCGGCGTCCCGCTGGCGATGCTGCCGGAGATCCGCTCCTCCGCCGAGGTGTACGGCGAGATCACCGGCGGCAAGCTGGGCGACCTGCTCGGCGGCATCCCGGTCGCCTCCGCGCTCGGCGACCAGCAGGCGGCCCTGTTCGGCCAGACCTGTTTCTCCGAGGGTGAGGCCAAGTCCACCTACGGCACCGGCACGTTCATGCTGATGAACACCGGTGACAAGATCATCAACTCGTACTCGGGCCTGCTGACCACGGTCGGCTACCGCATCGGCGACCAGGCTCCCGTGTACGCCCTCGAGGGTTCCATCGCCGTCACCGGCTCGCTCGTCCAGTGGATGCGCGACCAGATGGGCCTGATCAAGTCCGCCGCCGAGATCGAGACCCTCGCCCTGTCGGTCGAGGACAACGGCGGCGCCTACTTCGTACCGGCCTTCTCCGGCCTGTTCGCCCCGTACTGGCGTCCCGACGCCCGCGGTGTGATCGCCGGTCTGACCCGGTACGTGACCAAGGCGCACATCGCCCGCGCCGTCCTGGAGGCCACGGCCTGGCAGACCCGTGAGATCAGCGACGCCATGACGAAGGACTCCGGCGTCGAGCTCGCGGCTCTCAAGGTCGACGGCGGCATGACCTCCAACAACCTGCTGATGCAGACCCTGGCCGACGTCCTGGACGCCCCCGTGGTGCGCCCGATGGTCGCCGAGACCACCTGCCTCGGCGCCGCCTACGCCGCCGGTCTCGCCGTCGGCTTCTGGTCCAACACCGAGGACCTGCGCGCCAACTGGCGCCGGGCCGCCGAGTGGACCCCGAACATGGCCGCGGAGACCCGCGACCGTGAGTACAAGAGCTGGCTCAAGGCCGTCGAGCGGACCATGGGCTGGATCGAGGACGAGGAGTAA
- a CDS encoding MIP/aquaporin family protein, with protein sequence MSSSDIFIGETIGTAVLILLGGGVCAAVTLKASKARNAGWLAIAFGWGFAVMTAVYISAPLSGAHLNPAVTLALAIKNDDYSNLATYWGGQLLGAMIGAALVWVTYYGQFLAHLTDKEIVGGPGAQATKTKAVEAQEAGAGPVLGIFSTGPEIRNVVQNLATEIIGTVVLVLAILTQGLNNNGDGLGVLGALITSFVVVSIGLSLGGPTGYAINPARDLGPRIVHALLPLPNKGGSDWSYAWIPVVGPLIGGAIAAGIYNVAFA encoded by the coding sequence GTGTCCAGCTCCGACATCTTCATCGGCGAGACCATCGGTACCGCCGTACTCATCCTGCTGGGTGGTGGCGTCTGCGCCGCCGTCACGCTGAAGGCCTCCAAGGCACGCAACGCCGGATGGCTCGCCATCGCCTTCGGGTGGGGCTTCGCGGTCATGACCGCGGTATACATCTCGGCGCCCCTCTCGGGTGCGCACCTCAACCCGGCCGTGACGCTCGCCCTCGCGATCAAGAACGACGACTACAGCAACCTCGCCACCTACTGGGGCGGGCAGTTGCTGGGCGCCATGATCGGTGCGGCGCTGGTCTGGGTCACCTACTACGGCCAGTTCCTGGCCCACCTGACCGACAAGGAGATCGTCGGCGGTCCGGGCGCGCAGGCCACCAAGACCAAGGCCGTCGAGGCCCAGGAGGCGGGCGCCGGCCCCGTGCTCGGCATCTTCTCCACCGGCCCCGAGATCCGCAACGTGGTGCAGAACCTGGCCACCGAGATCATCGGCACCGTCGTGCTCGTGCTCGCGATCCTCACCCAGGGTCTCAACAACAACGGCGACGGCCTCGGCGTCCTGGGTGCCCTGATCACCTCGTTCGTGGTCGTCAGCATCGGTCTCTCGCTGGGCGGCCCCACCGGCTACGCGATCAACCCGGCCCGTGACCTCGGTCCGCGCATCGTGCACGCCCTGCTCCCCCTGCCCAACAAGGGCGGTTCCGACTGGAGCTACGCCTGGATCCCGGTCGTCGGTCCGCTGATCGGCGGAGCGATCGCCGCAGGCATATACAACGTCGCCTTCGCTTAA
- a CDS encoding IclR family transcriptional regulator has product MARNIQSLERAAAMLRLLAGGERRLGLSDIASSLGLAKGTAHGILRTLQQEGFVEQDNASGRYQLGAELLRLGTTYLDVHELRARALVWTDDLARSSGESVYLGVLHQQGVLIVHHVFRPDDSRQVLEVGAMQPLHSTALGKVLSAYDPVAHSEVLEADRKAFTAQTISELDDFEGVLDITRARGYAADVEETWTGVASVAAPIHNGRRMPVGAVGITGAVERVCKDGELRPELIAAVRDCARSVSRDLGAGRF; this is encoded by the coding sequence ATGGCACGGAACATCCAGTCGCTCGAACGGGCGGCCGCGATGCTGCGGCTGCTCGCGGGTGGCGAGCGGCGGCTCGGCCTGTCCGACATCGCCTCGTCGCTGGGCCTCGCCAAGGGCACGGCGCACGGCATACTGCGCACGCTCCAGCAGGAGGGCTTCGTCGAGCAGGACAACGCCTCCGGGCGCTACCAGCTGGGCGCCGAGCTGCTGCGGCTCGGGACCACCTATCTCGACGTGCACGAGCTGCGGGCGCGCGCCCTGGTGTGGACCGACGACCTGGCCCGCTCCAGCGGCGAGAGCGTCTATCTGGGCGTCCTGCATCAGCAGGGCGTGCTGATCGTGCACCACGTCTTCCGGCCCGACGACAGCCGGCAGGTCCTGGAGGTGGGCGCCATGCAGCCGCTGCACTCCACGGCGCTGGGCAAGGTGCTGTCGGCGTACGACCCGGTGGCGCACAGCGAGGTCCTGGAGGCCGACCGCAAGGCCTTCACCGCGCAGACCATCAGCGAACTGGACGATTTCGAGGGCGTCCTCGACATCACCCGCGCGCGCGGGTACGCGGCCGACGTCGAGGAGACCTGGACCGGTGTGGCCTCCGTCGCAGCCCCCATCCACAACGGGCGCAGGATGCCGGTCGGCGCGGTGGGCATCACCGGGGCCGTGGAGCGGGTCTGCAAGGACGGGGAGCTGCGCCCCGAGCTGATCGCGGCGGTACGCGACTGCGCCCGCTCGGTGTCACGGGACCTGGGCGCCGGGCGGTTCTGA
- the metH gene encoding methionine synthase, which produces MASLPNPSLPSASGDSRSRIDALRQALSSRVVVADGAMGTMLQAQDPTLEDFENLEGCNEILNLTRPDIVRSVHEAYFEVGVDCVETNTFGSNHSAANEYEIADRIHELSEAGARIAREVADEFGAKDGRQRWVLGSIGPGTKLPSLGHIAYDVLRDGYQQNAEGLIAGGADALIVETTQDLLQTKSSLIGARRAMDALGVDLPLICSLAFETTGVMLLGSEIGAALTALEPLGIDLIGLNCSTGPAEMSEHLRYLARHSRTPLMCMPNAGLPILTKDGAYFPLTPPEMADAQENFVRDYGLSLVGGCCGSTPEHLRQVVERVSDMAPTERRPQPEPGAASLYQTVPFRQDTAYMAIGERTNANGSKKFREAMLEGRWDDCVEMARDQIREGAHMLDLCVDYVGRDGVADMEELAGRFATASTLPIVLDSTEVPVIRAGLEKLGGRAVINSVNYEDGDGPESRFAKVTKLAQEHGAALIALTIDEEGQARTVEHKVAIAERLIEDLTTNWGIHESDILIDCLTFTICTGQEESRKDGIATIEAIRELKRRRPDVQTTLGLSNISFGLNPAARILLNSVFLDECVKAGLDSAIVHASKILPIARFTEEEVQTALDLIHDRRAEGYDPLQKLMALFEGATTKSLKAGKAEELAALPLEERLKRRIIDGEKNGLEADLADALTTRPALDIVNETLLDGMKVVGELFGSGQMQLPFVLQSAEVMKTAVAYLEPHMEKSDAEGKGTIVLATVRGDVHDIGKNLVDIILSNNGYNVVNLGIKQPVSAILDAAEQHRADVIGMSGLLVKSTVIMKENLEELNQRGLAAEFPVILGGAALTRAYVEQDLHEIYQGEVRYARDAFEGLRLMDALIGVKRGVPGAVLPELKQRRVRASAAPAAVEERPQEGHVRSDVAVDNPVPTPPFWGTRVIKGIQLKEYASWLDEGALFKGQWGLKQTRTGEGPTYEELVENEGRPRLRGLLDKLQTDNLLEAAVVYGYFPCVSKDDDLILLDEQGNERTRFTFPRQRRGRRLCLADFFRPEESGETDVVGLQVVTVGSRIGEETAKLFESNSYRDYLELHGLSVQLAEALAEYWHARVRSELGFAGEDPAAVQDMFDLKYRGARFSLGYGACPDLEDRGKIARLLEPERIGVHLSEEFQLHPEQSTDAIVIHHPEAKYFNAR; this is translated from the coding sequence ATGGCCTCGTTGCCGAATCCGTCCCTTCCGTCCGCCTCCGGTGACAGCCGGAGCCGAATCGACGCCCTCCGCCAGGCGCTCTCCTCCCGTGTGGTGGTGGCCGACGGTGCGATGGGCACGATGCTTCAGGCGCAGGATCCGACGCTGGAGGACTTCGAGAACCTCGAAGGCTGCAACGAGATCCTGAATCTCACCCGGCCCGACATCGTCCGCTCCGTCCACGAGGCGTACTTCGAGGTGGGCGTCGACTGCGTCGAGACGAACACGTTCGGCTCGAACCACTCGGCGGCGAACGAGTACGAGATCGCCGACCGGATCCACGAGCTGTCCGAGGCGGGGGCCCGGATCGCCCGCGAGGTCGCCGACGAATTCGGTGCCAAGGACGGCCGCCAGCGCTGGGTCCTCGGCTCCATCGGCCCCGGCACCAAGCTGCCGTCGCTCGGCCACATCGCGTACGACGTACTGCGCGACGGCTACCAGCAGAACGCTGAGGGCCTGATCGCCGGCGGCGCCGACGCGCTGATCGTGGAGACCACCCAGGACCTGCTGCAGACCAAGTCGAGCCTGATCGGCGCGCGGCGCGCGATGGACGCTCTCGGCGTGGACCTGCCGCTGATCTGCTCGCTCGCCTTCGAGACCACGGGCGTCATGCTGCTCGGCTCGGAGATCGGGGCGGCGCTGACGGCCCTGGAGCCGCTCGGCATCGACCTCATCGGCCTGAACTGCTCCACGGGCCCGGCCGAGATGAGCGAGCACCTGCGCTATCTGGCCCGCCACTCGCGTACGCCGCTGATGTGCATGCCGAACGCGGGCCTGCCGATCCTGACCAAGGACGGCGCGTACTTCCCGCTGACCCCGCCGGAGATGGCCGACGCGCAGGAGAACTTCGTACGCGACTACGGCCTCTCGCTGGTCGGCGGCTGCTGCGGCTCGACGCCGGAGCACCTGCGCCAGGTCGTGGAGCGGGTCAGCGACATGGCGCCCACCGAGCGCCGGCCGCAGCCCGAGCCGGGCGCCGCCTCGCTCTACCAGACCGTGCCGTTCCGCCAGGACACCGCGTACATGGCGATCGGTGAGCGTACCAACGCCAACGGGTCGAAGAAGTTCCGCGAGGCCATGCTGGAGGGCCGCTGGGACGACTGTGTGGAGATGGCCCGCGACCAGATCCGCGAGGGCGCGCACATGCTCGACCTGTGCGTCGACTACGTGGGCCGCGACGGCGTCGCCGACATGGAGGAGCTGGCCGGCCGCTTCGCCACCGCCTCCACCCTGCCGATCGTGCTGGACTCCACCGAGGTCCCGGTGATCCGCGCCGGTCTGGAGAAGCTCGGCGGCCGCGCGGTCATCAACTCGGTCAACTACGAGGACGGCGACGGCCCCGAGTCGCGCTTCGCCAAGGTCACCAAGCTGGCGCAGGAGCACGGCGCCGCGCTGATCGCGCTGACCATCGACGAGGAGGGCCAGGCCCGCACCGTCGAGCACAAGGTCGCCATCGCCGAGCGGCTCATCGAGGACCTGACGACGAACTGGGGCATCCACGAGTCGGACATCCTCATCGACTGCCTCACCTTCACCATCTGCACCGGCCAGGAGGAGTCGCGGAAGGACGGCATCGCGACCATCGAGGCGATCCGCGAGCTGAAGCGCCGCCGGCCGGACGTGCAGACCACGCTGGGCCTGTCGAACATCTCCTTCGGCCTCAACCCGGCCGCCCGCATCCTCCTCAACTCGGTCTTCCTCGACGAGTGCGTGAAGGCGGGCCTGGACTCGGCGATCGTGCACGCGTCGAAGATCCTGCCGATCGCCCGCTTCACGGAGGAAGAGGTCCAGACGGCCCTCGACCTCATCCACGACCGCAGGGCCGAGGGCTACGACCCCCTCCAGAAGCTGATGGCCCTGTTCGAGGGCGCCACCACCAAGTCGCTCAAGGCAGGCAAGGCCGAGGAGCTGGCCGCGCTGCCGCTGGAGGAGCGCCTCAAGCGCCGGATCATCGACGGCGAGAAGAACGGCCTGGAGGCGGACCTCGCCGACGCGCTGACGACCCGGCCCGCCCTCGACATCGTCAACGAGACGCTCCTGGACGGCATGAAGGTGGTCGGCGAGCTGTTCGGCTCCGGCCAGATGCAGCTGCCGTTCGTGCTCCAGTCCGCCGAGGTCATGAAGACCGCGGTCGCCTATCTGGAACCGCACATGGAGAAGTCGGACGCCGAGGGCAAGGGCACGATCGTGCTGGCCACGGTGCGCGGCGACGTCCACGACATCGGCAAGAACCTCGTCGACATCATCCTGTCCAACAACGGCTACAACGTCGTCAACCTCGGCATCAAGCAGCCCGTCTCCGCGATCCTGGACGCCGCCGAGCAGCACCGGGCCGACGTCATCGGCATGTCCGGCCTGCTGGTCAAGTCCACGGTGATCATGAAGGAGAACCTGGAGGAGCTCAACCAGCGCGGGCTGGCCGCCGAGTTCCCGGTCATCCTCGGCGGCGCCGCGCTGACCAGGGCGTACGTCGAACAGGACCTGCACGAGATCTACCAGGGCGAGGTCCGCTACGCCCGCGACGCGTTCGAGGGCCTGCGCCTGATGGACGCCCTGATCGGGGTCAAGCGGGGCGTGCCCGGCGCGGTGCTGCCCGAGCTGAAGCAGCGCCGGGTCCGTGCGAGCGCCGCCCCGGCCGCGGTCGAGGAGCGCCCGCAGGAGGGCCACGTCCGCTCCGACGTCGCCGTCGACAACCCCGTGCCCACCCCGCCGTTCTGGGGCACCCGGGTCATCAAGGGCATCCAGCTCAAGGAGTACGCGTCCTGGCTGGACGAGGGCGCGCTGTTCAAGGGCCAGTGGGGCCTGAAGCAGACCCGCACCGGCGAGGGGCCGACGTACGAGGAGCTGGTGGAGAACGAGGGCCGCCCGCGGCTGCGCGGCCTGCTGGACAAGCTGCAGACCGACAACCTCCTCGAAGCGGCCGTCGTCTACGGCTACTTCCCGTGCGTGTCCAAGGACGACGACCTGATCCTCCTGGACGAGCAGGGCAACGAGCGCACCCGCTTCACCTTCCCGCGCCAGCGCCGCGGCCGCCGGCTCTGCCTGGCCGACTTCTTCCGGCCCGAGGAGTCCGGCGAGACGGACGTCGTCGGCCTTCAGGTCGTCACCGTCGGCTCGCGCATCGGCGAGGAGACCGCCAAGCTCTTCGAGTCCAACTCCTACCGCGACTACCTCGAACTGCACGGCCTGTCCGTGCAGTTGGCCGAGGCGCTCGCCGAGTACTGGCACGCGCGGGTGCGTTCGGAGCTCGGCTTCGCCGGTGAGGACCCCGCCGCCGTCCAGGACATGTTCGACCTCAAGTACCGCGGCGCCCGTTTCTCCCTCGGCTACGGCGCCTGTCCCGACCTGGAGGACCGCGGCAAGATCGCGCGGCTGCTCGAGCCGGAGCGCATCGGCGTCCACCTCTCCGAGGAGTTCCAGCTCCACCCCGAGCAGTCCACGGACGCGATCGTGATCCACCACCCGGAGGCCAAGTACTTCAACGCGCGGTAA